Proteins from a single region of Mytilus trossulus isolate FHL-02 chromosome 2, PNRI_Mtr1.1.1.hap1, whole genome shotgun sequence:
- the LOC134708148 gene encoding uncharacterized protein LOC134708148, whose protein sequence is MESARKSKRQKRGRKVKLDKTADQLCQLPREKDSTCAEVEICNNESQSLDQSVSENAENEDYHYGYYDDYEDTFNYGDGFEPETVEVLKDKIFGLILAICKAGEFSHDAQHYLVTILSVCSIDQRKELMKVKESIYNPLTLACKLRNLDLVKFFVEHCQADVNGEGCRGRPLLCAVTNGDEDIVHYLLECNANINIHYAPNYNLLMLALKLFPEEKFGTFGYEAIRDFKQHEEDKKDKQKLFTQMIHKTEIVKMLVDKGAIEKCTKAQIFYILISMFDEELFIPNSSQKILLDKIPDFGNIRNAKGMTILGYEMIHRSLRNMSEFLKPYLENVNNINTANVLRFYFVSENSDNIENNVDAVLKSFVIDKETNEACTCQIKNSHKEKPIYVHLLTYLACDGSFSCYLKLLEMPEIPFEAKLNSLEMLGTYCHDHMQSMYAIRCWNSTKKIRQLRCLRMTRNRMYHTRIHTYQKNVSIFESGDTDEDAVPLAPNGNPLSKYFGDTVDKAIHIVNQCYDNLVRQDKVPDFTVNSPNISFVSLLKNHMKEANEDFLVDTDIVLMLRNASFFQRLIGFGDFGTFKAFKCLADELYKRERTQAYVAMVTYSFPYFVKHLPNEDSLSIFDKKLYLSKIIARLVKVVVNKSLQLTFDLLMAIWKCCFLECCVTPRNQRKFLEFASLLVMMKIMSRRNKTALESGRFSEFMRIVIKADLRNLYGQTLLHYTVPTLSKDTVDTWMSYERSPLICHFSGSIEMIKLLLAFAADPNTYDDMGKTPLHYCFMLMYDDIENEDESIGVNSPEDVVRTLLHGGAHPDSVDYSDSTPIEKSEISEHPLCKVSNRTLQCLASNVIVNNKIVLRDHLPPHLVHFVEMHKKKGKATAMRFPEHFFGFSSVYWA, encoded by the coding sequence atggaatcagcaagaaaatCAAAAAGACAGAAAAGGGGCCGAAAAGTAAAGTTGGACAAAACTGCTGATCAGTTGTGTCAGTTGCCAAGGGAAAAAGACAGTACTTGTGCAGAAGTTGAGATATGCAATAATGAAAGTCAAAGTTTAGATCAAAGTGTTTCTGAGAATGCTGAAAATGAGGATTATCACTATGGTTATTATGACGACTATGAAGACACTTTTAATTATGGTGATGGTTTTGAACCAGAAACAGTGGAAGTTTTAAAGGACAAAATATTTGGTTTAATCTTGGCTATTTGTAAAGCTGGTGAATTTTCCCATGATGCTCAGCATTATTTAGTGACTATATTAAGTGTTTGTAGCATAGATCAGAGAAAAGAGTTAATGAAAGTTAAAGAAAGTATATATAATCCACTAACTTTAGCCTGTAAACTGAGAAATCTGGATTTAGTCAAGTTTTTTGTGGAACATTGTCAAGCCGATGTAAATGGTGAAGGCTGTAGAGGAAGGCCATTACTTTGTGCTGTGACAAATGGGGACGAAGATATAGTCCACTATTTACTTGAATGTAATGCAAATATCAACATTCATTATGCTCCAAACTACAATTTGCTGATGCTTGCTTTAAAACTATTCCCTGAAGAAAAATTTGGTACGTTTGGCTATGAAGCTATTCGTGACTTCAAACAACATGAAGAagacaaaaaagataaacagaaacTTTTTACTCAAATGATTCATAAAACTGAAATCGTGAAAATGCTTGTTGATAAAGGGGCAATTGAAAAATGTACTAAAGCTCagatattttacatattaattTCAATGTTTGATGAAGAATTATTTATACCCAATTCTTCACAGAAGATTTTACTTGACAAAATTCCCGACTTTGGTAACATTAGGAATGCAAAAGGCATGACCATATTAGGGTATGAGATGATTCACAGAAGTTTAAGAAACATGTCAGAATTTCTGAAACCTTACCTAGAAAATGTCAACAATATTAACACAGCAAATGTTCTCCGATTCTACTTTGTTTCTGAAAATTCtgataacattgaaaacaatgtaGACGCTGTGTTAAAATCATTTGTTATTGATAAGGAAACAAATGAAGCATGTAcatgtcaaattaaaaactCTCACAAGGAGAAGCCAATATACGTTCATCTACTTACGTATTTAGCATGTGATGGAAGCTTTTCTTGCTACTTAAAACTTTTAGAGATGCCAGAAATACCTTTTGAAGCTAAACTGAATAGTTTAGAAATGTTGGGAACATATTGCCATGATCATATGCAATCTATGTATGCAATTCGCTGCTGGAATTCTACAAAAAAGATCAGACAATTAAGATGTCTCCGTATGACGAGGAATAGAATGTACCATACAAGGATTCATACTTATCAGAAAAATGTGTCTATCTTTGAAAGTGGAGACACAGATGAAGATGCAGTTCCTCTTGCACCTAATGGTAATCCATTGTCAAAGTATTTTGGGGATACAGTAGATAAGGCCATACATATTGTGAATCAATGCTATGATAATCTAGTGCGGCAGGATAAGGTTCCAGATTTCACTGTAAATTCACCAAACATCTCATTCGTATCACTTCTAAAAAATCATATGAAGGAAGCTAATGAAGATTTTCTTGTGGATACAGACATAGTACTGATGCTGAGAAATGCATCATTTTTTCAACGTTTGATAGGATTTGGAGATTTCGGTACATTCAAAGCATTTAAATGTTTGGCAGATGAGTTATACAAAAGGGAGAGAACCCAGGCCTATGTAGCAATGGTAACATACAGTTTCCCGTACTTTGTAAAGCACCTTCCAAATGAAGACAGTCTAAGTATCTTTGACAAGAAGTTATACTTGAGTAAGATAATTGCAAGATTGGTGAAGGTTGTTGTGaataaaagtttacaattgACCTTTGACCTCCTAATGGCAATCTGGAAGTGCTGTTTTCTCGAATGCTGTGTCACACCAAGAAACCAGAGAAAATTTCTAGAATTTGCATCATTGCTTGTGATGATGAAGATAATGTCTAGAAGGAATAAGACAGCATTAGAGAGTGGAAGATTTTCAGAGTTTATGAGGATTGTTATAAAAGCTGATCTACGGAATTTATACGGTCAAACATTGTTACATTACACAGTACCCACCTTGTCAAAAGACACAGTCGATACATGGATGTCGTATGAAAGAAGTCCTTTAATATGTCATTTCTCTGGATCGATTGAAATGATTAAACTGTTGCTAGCTTTCGCAGCAGACCCAAATACCTATGATGATATGGGCAAGACACCTCTTCATTATTGCTTCATGTTAATGTATGATGACATTGAAAATGAGGATGAGTCAATTGGTGTAAATAGTCCAGAAGATGTAGTCCGAACCCTCTTACATGGTGGTGCTCATCCAGATAGTGTTGATTATTCAGATAGTACTCCGATTGAGAAATCTGAAATATCAGAACATCCTCTATGTAAAGTATCAAATCGCACCCTTCAATGCCTAGCATCAAATGTAATTGTGAACAATAAGATAGTACTTCGTGATCATCTACCGCCACATTTAGTCCACTTTGTTGAAATGCACAAGAAAAAGGGTAAAGCAACAGCAATGAGATTTCCTGAACATTTCTTTGGTTTTTCAAGTGTTTATTGGGCATGA